The following proteins come from a genomic window of Candidatus Methylomirabilota bacterium:
- a CDS encoding class I SAM-dependent methyltransferase — protein sequence METLVRCDLCGGGEFRLYDDHAGIDRCIRCGYLFDNPRPTTQEIIAYYSRTDNYGGWLQEEKERDELWKRRLKKMRPYMKTGALLDVSTGTGQFLHNARPYFDHIEGTEVSKIAIEIARQKYRLAIKKGQFEDIPFQRPFDTITMFHVLEHVPYPRRVISKCRDLLHANGMLFIAVPNDVDSIRTRAKTFLKSTGLRKSERGRLMLPRIALDGSVHEIHLSHFSNKVIDQLLTSEGFAIVDHSLDPYFVSSGMTRLKNTLYYYSHLLLNRLTGLNWYDTIWITAKKR from the coding sequence ATGGAAACGCTCGTCAGGTGTGATCTCTGCGGAGGCGGAGAGTTCCGATTGTACGATGATCATGCCGGCATCGACCGGTGTATCCGGTGCGGATACCTGTTCGATAATCCCAGGCCGACCACTCAGGAAATCATCGCCTACTACTCGAGAACGGACAACTACGGAGGATGGCTCCAGGAAGAGAAAGAACGAGATGAGCTGTGGAAGCGGCGGCTGAAGAAGATGCGGCCGTACATGAAAACCGGGGCGTTACTGGACGTGAGCACCGGGACGGGCCAGTTCTTGCATAACGCGAGGCCGTACTTCGATCACATCGAAGGCACGGAAGTATCGAAGATCGCGATCGAGATCGCCAGGCAGAAATACAGGTTGGCGATCAAGAAAGGGCAGTTCGAAGACATTCCTTTTCAGCGGCCCTTTGACACGATCACCATGTTTCACGTCCTGGAGCACGTTCCCTACCCGCGGAGGGTTATCAGCAAGTGCAGAGACCTCTTGCATGCCAACGGGATGCTGTTCATCGCGGTCCCCAACGACGTGGATAGCATCAGGACGCGTGCCAAGACATTCCTGAAGTCAACCGGCCTGCGAAAGAGCGAGAGAGGGAGGCTGATGCTTCCCAGGATCGCCCTCGATGGGTCCGTCCATGAGATCCACCTTTCGCATTTCTCGAACAAGGTCATCGATCAGCTGCTCACCAGCGAGGGGTTTGCCATCGTTGACCATTCTCTCGATCCCTATTTCGTCTCCTCAGGCATGACCCGGCTGAAGAACACGCTCTATTACTACTCTCATCTGCTCCTAAACCGCCTGACTGGACTGAACTGGTACGACACCATCTGGATCACCGCAAAAAAGCGGTGA
- a CDS encoding glycosyltransferase family 1 protein, translating into MRIGIDASLAGRRGTGTGRYAALLVERLVALDRDDDYVLYFRKTDGADNPLCALEGPRVAKRTTDAPLTLLRLHVNLPIRLASDGVDLYHSLGFFLPWLWRGRTVVTIHDIHPVIQREHWGWAGPRGAHLALRAHIPLAVRQARRILTPSEYVKQTVCERYRVAPEKVVVTPHGADPFFLAAPAPGELEASERRVSAGRFLLYVGALAPHKNVAGLLRAFARLRTRPEAEGVRLVAVAGPGRVPDIAPLIRELGLGGAVTLIGYVDDEVLRALYHRAQALVLPSFGEGFGLPVLEAMACGTPVVTSRISALPEVAADAALYVDPREPDDIASAMGRLLADEVLRRDLAAKGRARAATFSWDRTVAQVLRAYREA; encoded by the coding sequence GTGAGGATCGGGATCGATGCCAGCCTCGCCGGGCGACGGGGAACCGGCACGGGGCGCTACGCCGCGCTGCTCGTCGAGCGCCTCGTCGCGCTGGACCGGGACGACGACTACGTGCTGTACTTCCGCAAGACCGACGGCGCGGACAATCCCCTCTGCGCGCTCGAGGGCCCGCGCGTGGCCAAGCGGACGACGGACGCGCCGCTTACACTGCTGCGCCTGCACGTCAACCTGCCGATCCGCCTGGCCAGCGACGGCGTGGACCTCTACCACTCCCTCGGCTTCTTCCTGCCGTGGCTCTGGCGCGGCCGGACGGTGGTGACGATCCACGACATCCACCCGGTGATCCAGAGGGAGCACTGGGGATGGGCGGGCCCGCGCGGCGCCCATCTGGCGCTCCGCGCGCACATCCCGCTCGCGGTGCGCCAGGCCCGCCGTATCCTCACGCCCTCCGAGTACGTCAAGCAGACGGTGTGCGAGCGCTACCGCGTCGCCCCGGAGAAGGTCGTGGTGACGCCGCACGGCGCGGACCCGTTTTTCCTCGCGGCGCCGGCCCCCGGCGAGCTGGAGGCGTCGGAGCGGCGCGTGAGCGCGGGGAGGTTCCTCCTCTACGTGGGGGCCCTCGCGCCCCACAAGAACGTGGCGGGGCTCCTACGCGCGTTCGCCCGTCTCCGGACGCGGCCGGAGGCCGAGGGCGTCCGGCTCGTGGCGGTGGCCGGGCCCGGCCGCGTTCCGGATATCGCACCGCTCATCCGGGAGCTCGGCCTCGGCGGCGCCGTCACGCTCATCGGCTACGTCGACGACGAGGTCCTGCGCGCCCTCTATCACCGGGCCCAGGCCCTCGTGCTGCCGTCCTTCGGCGAAGGGTTCGGCCTGCCCGTTCTCGAGGCCATGGCATGCGGCACGCCGGTGGTGACGTCGCGAATCTCCGCCCTGCCCGAAGTGGCGGCGGACGCCGCGCTCTACGTCGATCCGCGCGAGCCCGACGACATCGCGTCGGCCATGGGGCGGCTCCTCGCCGACGAGGTGCTCCGCCGCGACCTCGCCGCCAAGGGGCGCGCGCGCGCCGCGACCTTCTCCTGGGACCGCACGGTCGCCCAGGTCCTCCGCGCCTACCGCGAAGCCTGA
- a CDS encoding glycosyltransferase family 1 protein yields the protein MRIGIDVTMLQIRQGRHGIGSYLRGLLQALAGRGPEHEYSLFAHAAPALELPPLPERFRPTVLRVPPLGRGRALLSQQLALPLAARRLGLDVLHVPGVSFNPSMPGIPLWQPVPVVVTVHDLIPLLFPEAILPRRRYRFFYRLMLRACARAAHVVCDSEATRRDLTSHLGLPAGRVSVVPLAADPLFTPEPAPADDPRAGALCAEGFVLHVGGPAPVKNLPAVLAAMAALWDEGRLTAHVVLVTSLPLDPVALCPAVAAYRERIHVLEGVAPRFLRWLYQHALCLAFPSLYEGFGLPVLEAMASGCPVIASNVGSLPEVGGEAAVYVDPRSPASLERALAEICADPGRRAAAREAGLSRAREWSWDRTAEGTLAVYEMVGRRS from the coding sequence ATGAGGATCGGCATCGACGTCACCATGCTGCAGATCCGGCAGGGGCGCCACGGGATCGGCTCCTACCTGCGTGGCCTCCTCCAGGCGCTGGCCGGCCGGGGACCGGAGCACGAGTACAGTCTCTTCGCCCACGCTGCGCCCGCCCTCGAGCTGCCTCCGCTGCCCGAACGCTTCCGCCCGACGGTGCTCCGGGTGCCGCCCCTCGGACGGGGCCGGGCTCTGCTGTCCCAGCAGCTCGCGCTGCCGCTCGCGGCCCGCCGCCTCGGCCTGGACGTCCTCCACGTGCCCGGCGTCTCCTTCAACCCGTCCATGCCGGGCATTCCGCTCTGGCAGCCCGTGCCCGTCGTCGTCACCGTCCACGACCTGATCCCCTTGCTCTTCCCCGAGGCCATCCTGCCGCGGCGCCGCTACCGCTTCTTCTACCGGCTCATGCTCCGCGCGTGCGCGCGCGCCGCCCACGTCGTCTGCGATTCCGAGGCGACGCGGCGGGACCTGACCAGCCACCTGGGCCTTCCCGCCGGCCGCGTCAGCGTGGTCCCGCTCGCCGCCGATCCCTTGTTCACCCCCGAGCCCGCGCCGGCGGACGACCCGAGGGCGGGCGCCCTCTGCGCCGAGGGCTTCGTCCTCCACGTCGGCGGGCCCGCCCCGGTCAAGAACCTCCCCGCCGTGCTCGCCGCCATGGCGGCGCTCTGGGACGAGGGGCGCCTGACCGCCCACGTGGTCCTGGTCACGTCGCTCCCCCTCGACCCGGTCGCGCTTTGCCCGGCCGTGGCCGCCTATCGCGAGCGCATCCACGTGCTCGAGGGCGTGGCGCCGCGCTTTCTCCGCTGGCTGTACCAGCACGCCCTCTGCCTGGCCTTCCCCTCGCTGTACGAGGGCTTCGGCCTTCCCGTGCTCGAAGCGATGGCCTCGGGCTGTCCCGTCATCGCGTCGAACGTCGGGTCGCTGCCCGAGGTGGGTGGCGAGGCCGCCGTCTACGTCGATCCCCGGAGCCCGGCCTCCCTCGAGCGGGCCCTCGCCGAGATCTGCGCGGATCCCGGACGCCGGGCGGCGGCGCGCGAGGCCGGGCTCTCCCGCGCTCGGGAGTGGAGCTGGGATCGGACGGCAGAAGGGACGCTTGCGGTGTACGAGATGGTGGGGCGGCGCTCGTGA
- a CDS encoding O-antigen ligase family protein, giving the protein MSVISRPSGRRQAGLLAIILLSACTAPLFRIGGVTFTGDRLLGLAAVMAVAAIALRGGLRWTPAHSALALFAGIQMLTSILAVSAWPQGPKFASVYILGFACFALTAACAGGAAGARQGARLWITVGAVLGVVGGIIGVLANLWRSPIWGSDAAETLVATSRRDIFAAMVTFQEWNLYSSFLVVAFALALWSWRSEVGGYLRRWAGMLSVGGIVQGLVFGLTRAAWVDMAALAVFWLWARRPPWRRVATLVLLVAFGHLVQTFVIGASLLYLRMLRPVLTGRDHNMAVRFAINSRTIESWRERLILGKGAGSIKNVEVRPFNGAPLLGVWNGNIVLFVLHDSGLLGLAAFVALLAVVARAGQRALRRGPDDATRSVLVPLLAAGVALLFAYQFTHALWLMYPYVYLGLLTASTESGAPAC; this is encoded by the coding sequence ATGAGCGTCATCTCCCGGCCGTCTGGGCGAAGGCAGGCCGGGCTGCTCGCCATCATCCTTCTCAGCGCGTGCACGGCGCCGCTTTTCCGCATCGGCGGCGTCACCTTCACGGGCGATCGGCTCCTGGGCCTGGCCGCCGTGATGGCCGTCGCCGCCATCGCCCTCCGCGGCGGCCTGCGCTGGACCCCCGCTCACTCCGCGCTCGCCCTGTTCGCGGGCATCCAGATGCTCACTTCGATCCTGGCGGTTTCCGCGTGGCCGCAAGGACCGAAGTTCGCCTCCGTCTACATCCTCGGGTTCGCCTGCTTCGCGCTCACCGCCGCGTGCGCCGGCGGCGCCGCCGGCGCGAGACAGGGCGCGCGGCTGTGGATCACGGTGGGCGCCGTCCTCGGCGTCGTCGGTGGGATCATCGGCGTCCTCGCCAACCTCTGGCGCAGCCCCATCTGGGGAAGCGACGCCGCCGAGACCCTCGTGGCCACGTCCCGTCGCGACATCTTCGCGGCCATGGTCACCTTCCAGGAGTGGAACCTCTACAGCAGCTTCCTCGTCGTCGCCTTTGCGCTCGCCCTCTGGTCCTGGCGGTCGGAGGTGGGCGGCTACCTTCGCCGGTGGGCCGGCATGCTCTCCGTCGGCGGCATCGTTCAAGGGCTGGTGTTCGGCCTGACCCGCGCGGCCTGGGTGGACATGGCGGCGCTCGCTGTGTTCTGGCTCTGGGCGCGGCGGCCGCCGTGGCGGCGAGTGGCCACCCTCGTCCTCCTCGTGGCGTTTGGGCACCTCGTGCAGACCTTCGTCATCGGCGCCTCGCTGCTGTACCTGCGCATGCTGAGGCCGGTGCTCACCGGCCGGGACCACAACATGGCGGTGCGCTTCGCCATCAACAGCAGGACGATCGAGTCGTGGCGGGAGCGCCTGATCCTCGGCAAGGGCGCGGGCTCGATCAAAAACGTCGAGGTGAGGCCTTTCAACGGGGCGCCGCTCCTGGGGGTGTGGAACGGCAACATCGTCCTCTTCGTGCTTCACGACTCCGGGCTGCTCGGCCTCGCCGCATTCGTGGCGCTGCTGGCCGTGGTGGCCCGGGCGGGACAGCGCGCGCTGCGCCGGGGGCCGGACGACGCGACGCGCTCCGTGCTTGTGCCCTTACTCGCCGCCGGGGTCGCGCTCCTGTTCGCCTACCAGTTCACTCACGCACTCTGGCTGATGTACCCGTACGTGTACCTGGGCCTGCTGACCGCGTCGACGGAGAGCGGCGCCCCGGCCTGCTGA
- a CDS encoding glycosyltransferase, translated as MSVVVPNFDGARLLRRYLPGVLAMAQGYAGQTEVIVVDDGSTDESVSVLAAVGSGVRVIRHPRNLGFQAACNTGAGAAREPLVLFLNTDMDVTPDVLVRMARHFADDATFAVAPRSLITTWGSGPVARGGPWNESITSAEFRRGWLTVSYPGIRPGEDTSESFPDPRPILYAPGGAVMCRRDRFLMLGGFDTLYAPFTVEDLDLCYRAWKRGWTVLYEPAALVHHEHSATIGRVGARRRRRILARNFFLLHWKNLSDRRLLREHLVWLGPRLALSLVRGEQAWVTGFLLALGRLPRVLRGRVVEASEARAKDEDVVRWASEARAGLV; from the coding sequence GTGAGCGTCGTCGTCCCCAACTTCGACGGGGCGCGCTTGTTGCGCCGTTACCTGCCCGGCGTCCTGGCGATGGCCCAAGGATACGCGGGCCAGACCGAAGTGATCGTCGTCGACGACGGAAGCACGGACGAGAGCGTCTCCGTCCTGGCCGCCGTGGGCTCCGGCGTGCGGGTGATCCGTCATCCCCGGAATCTGGGATTCCAGGCAGCCTGCAACACCGGGGCCGGGGCCGCAAGGGAGCCACTCGTGCTCTTCCTCAACACTGACATGGACGTGACACCGGACGTACTGGTGCGCATGGCCCGCCATTTCGCGGACGACGCGACGTTCGCGGTGGCTCCGCGCTCGCTGATCACTACCTGGGGGAGCGGTCCCGTGGCGCGTGGAGGGCCGTGGAACGAGAGCATCACGAGTGCCGAGTTCCGGCGCGGATGGCTCACGGTGAGTTATCCGGGCATCCGCCCGGGTGAGGACACGTCAGAGAGCTTCCCAGACCCGCGGCCGATCCTGTACGCGCCGGGCGGCGCCGTCATGTGTCGCCGTGACCGCTTTCTGATGCTCGGTGGATTCGACACTCTCTACGCGCCCTTCACCGTCGAGGACCTCGACCTGTGCTACCGAGCATGGAAGAGGGGGTGGACGGTGCTCTATGAACCGGCCGCCCTCGTGCATCACGAGCACAGTGCGACCATCGGGCGGGTCGGCGCCCGCCGCCGCCGGCGCATCCTGGCACGGAACTTCTTTCTGCTCCACTGGAAGAATTTGAGCGACCGCCGCTTGCTGCGGGAGCACCTGGTGTGGCTCGGCCCACGCCTGGCGCTCTCGCTCGTGCGCGGGGAGCAGGCCTGGGTGACCGGGTTCCTGCTCGCCCTCGGCCGGTTGCCCCGCGTGCTCAGGGGGCGGGTGGTGGAGGCGAGCGAGGCGCGAGCGAAGGACGAGGACGTGGTGCGCTGGGCCTCCGAGGCCCGGGCCGGTCTGGTGTGA
- a CDS encoding glycoside hydrolase family 99-like domain-containing protein, producing the protein MAASDLRRASGGSRRAAALAALLALLAGCAPAVPEVASPGDGNIPRPQPVSTGTYQVGAYYFPGWPSREKWQVLAAFPERTPLLGYYREGDPDVMDWQIKWAVEHGISFFAFDWYWDRGQRQLEHALHEGYLRARFRSFIKFCLLWANHNPPGSSSEADLLTVVDHWIAQYFRQPEYLTLDGKPVVIIFSPERLREDMGSEAVGAAIRRLRARVETAGFRGLFLVGAIDADPAALVALKTEGYDAATGYNYPRAGMQDEAAREAPYDSAVDGYERIWADMAAARILDYIPVTEPGWDARPWDGAKALVRTGRHPEKFREMLRRARAFTDRHPVAERKKLVLIEAWNEYGEGAVIEPHREWGFAYLDAVRDVFGGSRGRHRDLTPGDLGLTVPTAP; encoded by the coding sequence GTGGCCGCGAGCGACCTGCGTCGGGCCTCCGGCGGAAGCCGCAGGGCCGCCGCGCTCGCCGCCCTGCTGGCTCTCCTCGCAGGGTGCGCGCCGGCCGTCCCGGAGGTTGCGAGTCCCGGCGACGGCAACATCCCCCGGCCGCAGCCCGTCTCCACCGGGACCTACCAGGTGGGCGCCTACTACTTTCCGGGATGGCCCAGCCGGGAGAAGTGGCAGGTGCTCGCCGCCTTCCCCGAGCGCACGCCGCTGCTCGGCTACTACCGGGAAGGCGATCCCGACGTCATGGACTGGCAGATCAAGTGGGCGGTCGAGCACGGCATCTCCTTCTTCGCCTTCGACTGGTATTGGGACCGTGGCCAACGGCAACTCGAGCACGCCCTTCACGAGGGTTACCTTCGGGCACGCTTCCGCTCGTTCATCAAGTTCTGCCTACTCTGGGCCAATCACAACCCGCCTGGGTCCTCCTCGGAGGCCGACCTCCTCACGGTCGTGGACCATTGGATCGCCCAGTACTTCCGCCAGCCCGAGTACCTCACCCTCGATGGCAAGCCGGTGGTGATCATCTTCTCCCCGGAGCGGCTCCGGGAGGACATGGGCTCCGAGGCCGTGGGCGCGGCCATTCGCCGGCTGCGCGCGCGCGTGGAGACGGCCGGTTTCCGGGGACTCTTCCTGGTGGGGGCGATAGACGCTGATCCTGCCGCCCTGGTGGCACTCAAGACGGAGGGCTATGATGCGGCGACCGGATACAACTATCCGCGGGCCGGCATGCAGGATGAAGCCGCGCGAGAGGCCCCGTACGACAGCGCCGTGGATGGCTACGAGCGGATCTGGGCGGATATGGCGGCCGCGCGGATTCTCGACTACATCCCGGTGACCGAGCCGGGGTGGGATGCGCGCCCCTGGGATGGCGCGAAGGCGCTCGTGAGGACCGGCCGGCACCCGGAGAAATTCCGCGAGATGCTCAGGCGCGCCCGGGCCTTCACCGACCGGCATCCCGTGGCCGAACGTAAGAAGCTGGTGCTCATCGAGGCCTGGAACGAGTACGGCGAGGGCGCGGTGATCGAGCCGCATCGGGAGTGGGGGTTCGCCTACCTGGACGCCGTCCGCGATGTGTTCGGTGGGTCCCGCGGCCGGCACCGGGACCTGACCCCCGGCGATCTCGGCCTCACGGTCCCGACGGCCCCCTGA
- a CDS encoding glycosyltransferase: protein MSAETPALRIAMLGTRGVPASYSGFETCAEELGARLAARGHEVTVYCRVPHISYPGAVYRGMRLVKLPTIRSKHLDTAVHTLLSSLHALAMRYDIALYFNVGNSAMTWIPRLAGQRVVLNVDGLDWKRKKWGRLARWYIRAAERWATWCPHRIVTDSRRVQQYYRDRYGALSTYIAYGAEPLRVPPGAHLERYGLEPGRYVLFVGRLVPENCAHHLVDAFAGLSTDMRCVVVGDAPYAAAYIRGLRATADRRVIFTGYLFGEGYRELLSSAYCFVETSEVGGTHPALLEAMACGACVVVNDTPENLETIGEAGFGYHGEMGGAALRAVLERLLKDPTLVKQHARSGVERVRAHYSWAAVTDAYERLFRELLQERGRRAR, encoded by the coding sequence ATGTCAGCTGAGACGCCCGCTCTGCGCATCGCGATGCTGGGCACGCGTGGGGTCCCGGCGAGCTACAGCGGGTTCGAGACCTGCGCCGAGGAGCTGGGCGCGCGGCTCGCCGCCCGCGGGCACGAGGTGACGGTGTACTGCCGGGTGCCGCACATCTCCTATCCCGGGGCGGTCTATCGAGGGATGCGGCTCGTCAAGCTCCCGACGATCCGGAGCAAGCACCTCGATACGGCCGTGCACACGCTCCTGTCCTCGCTCCACGCGCTTGCCATGCGCTACGACATCGCGCTCTACTTCAACGTGGGGAACAGCGCGATGACCTGGATCCCGCGCCTGGCGGGGCAACGGGTCGTCCTCAACGTGGACGGGCTGGATTGGAAGCGGAAGAAGTGGGGGCGGTTGGCGCGCTGGTACATCCGCGCGGCCGAGCGCTGGGCCACGTGGTGTCCCCACCGCATCGTGACCGATTCCCGCAGGGTCCAGCAGTACTACCGCGACCGCTACGGCGCGCTGTCCACGTACATCGCGTATGGCGCCGAGCCGCTGCGGGTGCCCCCGGGAGCGCACCTCGAGCGCTACGGGCTCGAGCCGGGCAGGTACGTCCTCTTCGTGGGACGGCTGGTCCCCGAGAACTGCGCGCACCACCTGGTGGACGCTTTCGCGGGGCTCTCCACCGACATGCGGTGCGTGGTCGTCGGTGACGCGCCCTACGCCGCCGCATATATCCGCGGCCTCCGCGCCACCGCCGATCGGCGGGTGATCTTCACCGGGTATCTCTTCGGAGAAGGTTACCGGGAGCTCCTGTCGAGCGCCTACTGCTTCGTCGAGACCTCGGAGGTGGGCGGGACGCACCCGGCGCTCCTCGAGGCCATGGCCTGTGGCGCCTGCGTCGTGGTGAACGACACTCCCGAGAACCTGGAAACCATCGGGGAGGCCGGGTTCGGCTATCATGGCGAGATGGGTGGCGCCGCGCTCCGGGCAGTTCTCGAGCGCCTGCTCAAGGATCCCACCCTGGTAAAGCAGCATGCACGCAGCGGTGTGGAGCGGGTCCGGGCCCACTATTCCTGGGCCGCCGTGACCGACGCCTACGAGCGGCTGTTCCGCGAGCTGCTCCAGGAGCGAGGCCGGCGTGCTCGGTAA